The following proteins are encoded in a genomic region of Sorangiineae bacterium MSr12523:
- the rpiB gene encoding ribose 5-phosphate isomerase B translates to MKIAIAGDHAGFELKEALAKVLTDAGHEVKNLGTNDGSKPSDYPDFAVAMGEALSRGDVERGVLVCGSGVGISVAVNKFPGVRAGLCHDTYSAHQGVEHDDMNVLCIGARIIGTALATELVLAFVAAKYTNEERHVRRLAKVKAIEERFLRR, encoded by the coding sequence ATGAAGATCGCGATCGCGGGGGATCACGCAGGATTCGAGCTCAAGGAAGCGCTGGCCAAAGTCCTCACGGATGCCGGCCACGAGGTGAAAAACCTTGGAACGAACGACGGTTCCAAGCCGTCCGACTACCCGGATTTCGCGGTGGCCATGGGCGAAGCCCTGTCTCGCGGCGACGTGGAACGCGGCGTGCTGGTGTGCGGCAGCGGCGTCGGCATTTCCGTTGCCGTCAACAAATTTCCAGGAGTGCGTGCCGGGCTCTGTCACGACACGTACTCGGCGCACCAAGGCGTGGAGCACGACGACATGAACGTGCTGTGCATCGGCGCGCGCATCATCGGCACCGCGCTGGCGACCGAGCTCGTTCTCGCCTTCGTGGCGGCGAAGTACACGAACGAGGAGCGCCACGTGCGCCGCCTCGCAAAAGTGAAGGCCATCGAAGAGCGCTTCCTGCGTCGATGA
- a CDS encoding DUF4230 domain-containing protein, translating to MSANADDVIPSSPSSRRAMPLWPMLLVGLVCLIGTAAYFASNYLFHATTSTSSVVSVRPSATLLVAVRDLARLETTELHMEKVIDLTDTQSRFFGLVQGTDAILLVASGNVSIGVDLSKLREDDVSMDAKTKVATLRLPEPEIFSVHLDEKKTYVYRRTTSLIAEPNPQLETQARQQAIASIEKAARETDITDRAKRQAERQLRTLATGLGASSVNVTWR from the coding sequence GTGAGTGCCAACGCTGACGACGTCATTCCCTCATCGCCGTCTTCGCGCCGCGCGATGCCGCTTTGGCCGATGCTGCTCGTCGGCCTCGTGTGCCTGATCGGCACGGCCGCCTATTTCGCGTCGAACTACCTGTTCCACGCGACGACCAGTACGAGCTCGGTGGTTTCCGTGCGCCCATCGGCCACGCTCCTCGTGGCCGTGCGCGATCTCGCGCGTCTCGAGACCACCGAGCTTCACATGGAGAAGGTCATCGATCTGACCGACACCCAGAGCCGCTTCTTCGGTCTGGTGCAGGGCACGGACGCCATCCTCCTCGTCGCCTCGGGCAACGTCTCCATCGGCGTGGACCTATCGAAGCTGCGCGAAGACGACGTGAGCATGGACGCGAAGACCAAGGTCGCAACCCTCCGTCTGCCCGAGCCCGAAATCTTCTCCGTGCACCTCGACGAGAAGAAGACCTACGTCTACCGCCGCACCACGAGCCTCATCGCCGAGCCCAACCCGCAACTCGAAACACAGGCCCGCCAGCAAGCCATCGCATCGATCGAAAAAGCCGCCCGCGAAACCGACATCACCGACCGCGCCAAACGCCAAGCCGAACGCCAACTCCGCACCCTCGCCACGGGCCTCGGCGCTTCGTCGGTCAACGTCACGTGGCGCTAA
- a CDS encoding M2 family metallopeptidase, with protein sequence MPTASSSATPEEAQRFIAQVDQDLRKRWVARDQASWVNQNFITDDTEAVAASREAETAEYVTKAIKAATRFDKVPGLSPEVARQLWLLKLAQVVPAPSDAKERDELAEIESWMTGTYGKGKYKPQPNGALAKAGAKYLKAPKGKDAKNVEYTLGDLSRVLSKSRNFDELTEAWAGWHAISAVMKDKFARYTELGNKGAREIGFADMGALWRSGYDMPPDAFEADLERLWQQVKPLYDQLHCFVRSRLREKYGKDKVPEQGPIPAQLLGNMWSQEWNDIYDLVEPYKGEASLDVSKSLRDKKYDAVKMVKLGESFFTSLGLDPLPKSFWERSLFTKPEGREVVCHASAWDVTWNNDLRIKMCIEPTENDLITIHHELGHDYYFHQYYKLPVLFQSGANDGFHEGIGDTLALSVTPQYLKGLGLLNAAPDNPKATVNQQMKNALEKIAFLPFGLVIDKWRWDVFAGKTPKDKYNESWWALRTKYQGIAPPVSRSEADFDPGAKYHVPASTPYIRYFLARIYQFQFHRALCKAAGHTGRLDTCSIYGNKEAGKKLAAMLSMGSSKPWPEALAAMSGETKADASAMLEYFAPLKEYLGEQTKGMKCGW encoded by the coding sequence GTGCCCACTGCATCATCGAGTGCCACACCGGAGGAGGCGCAGCGCTTCATCGCACAGGTGGATCAAGATCTGCGCAAGCGCTGGGTCGCACGCGATCAAGCCAGCTGGGTGAATCAAAATTTCATCACCGATGACACCGAGGCCGTCGCGGCATCGCGCGAGGCCGAGACGGCGGAGTACGTGACGAAGGCCATCAAGGCCGCGACGCGCTTCGACAAGGTGCCCGGGTTGAGCCCGGAGGTCGCGCGGCAGCTTTGGTTGCTCAAGCTCGCACAAGTGGTGCCCGCACCGAGCGACGCGAAGGAGCGCGACGAGCTCGCGGAAATCGAGTCGTGGATGACCGGCACCTACGGCAAAGGAAAATACAAGCCGCAGCCGAACGGCGCATTGGCAAAAGCCGGTGCGAAATACCTGAAGGCCCCCAAAGGCAAAGATGCGAAAAACGTCGAGTACACGCTCGGCGATCTGTCGCGCGTGCTGTCCAAGAGCCGCAACTTCGACGAGCTCACCGAAGCATGGGCCGGGTGGCACGCCATTTCGGCGGTGATGAAGGACAAGTTCGCGCGCTACACCGAATTGGGAAACAAGGGTGCGCGCGAAATCGGATTCGCCGACATGGGTGCGCTCTGGCGCTCGGGTTACGACATGCCGCCCGACGCCTTCGAGGCCGATCTCGAGCGCCTCTGGCAGCAGGTCAAGCCGCTGTACGACCAGCTTCACTGTTTCGTGCGTTCGCGCCTGCGCGAGAAGTACGGCAAGGACAAAGTCCCCGAGCAGGGGCCGATTCCTGCGCAGCTTTTGGGAAACATGTGGTCGCAGGAGTGGAACGATATTTACGATTTGGTGGAACCCTACAAGGGTGAGGCCTCGCTCGACGTGAGCAAGAGCCTGCGCGACAAGAAGTACGATGCGGTGAAGATGGTGAAGCTGGGCGAGTCGTTCTTCACGTCGCTCGGGCTCGATCCGTTGCCCAAGTCGTTCTGGGAGCGCTCGCTGTTCACCAAGCCCGAGGGGCGCGAAGTCGTTTGCCACGCGAGCGCGTGGGACGTGACCTGGAACAACGATCTGCGCATCAAGATGTGCATCGAGCCGACGGAGAACGACCTAATTACGATTCACCACGAGCTCGGGCACGATTACTACTTTCACCAATATTACAAATTACCGGTTCTCTTCCAGAGCGGCGCCAACGACGGATTCCACGAGGGCATTGGCGATACGCTCGCGCTCAGCGTGACGCCGCAGTACCTGAAAGGGCTGGGGCTCCTCAACGCGGCGCCGGACAATCCGAAGGCCACGGTGAACCAGCAAATGAAGAACGCGCTGGAGAAGATCGCGTTCTTGCCCTTCGGTCTGGTCATCGACAAGTGGCGCTGGGACGTGTTCGCCGGCAAGACGCCGAAGGACAAATACAACGAGTCCTGGTGGGCGCTCCGCACGAAGTACCAGGGCATCGCGCCGCCGGTCTCGCGCTCGGAGGCCGACTTCGACCCCGGCGCGAAGTACCACGTGCCCGCGAGCACGCCGTACATCCGTTACTTCCTCGCGCGGATTTACCAATTCCAATTCCACCGGGCCTTGTGCAAGGCCGCCGGCCACACGGGCCGCCTCGACACGTGCTCGATCTACGGGAACAAGGAAGCCGGCAAGAAGCTCGCGGCCATGCTCTCGATGGGCTCGAGCAAACCTTGGCCCGAGGCGCTAGCTGCCATGAGCGGCGAGACGAAGGCCGACGCCTCGGCGATGCTCGAATACTTCGCTCCATTGAAGGAGTACCTGGGCGAGCAAACCAAGGGCATGAAGTGCGGCTGGTGA
- a CDS encoding DUF924 domain-containing protein: MVSYDDVLTFWFGSNDLTKQLSPRRAWFAKDAEFDRTIAERFGTLLEEAGRGEHDAWRKSPASCLALLLLLDQFSRNVYRGTARAFANDPAALQHCLYALDHGHDRQVAPVARWFFYMPLEHCESIERQRDAVARFKALEGSPSASVVIGFAEKHMHIVERFGRFPHRNATLGRESTPEELEFLKQDGASF; this comes from the coding sequence ATGGTCAGCTACGACGACGTCCTCACGTTTTGGTTCGGTTCGAACGACCTGACGAAGCAGCTCTCTCCGAGGCGCGCTTGGTTCGCCAAGGATGCGGAGTTCGACCGAACCATCGCGGAGCGCTTCGGCACGTTGCTCGAGGAAGCGGGGAGGGGAGAGCACGACGCATGGCGCAAGAGCCCCGCGAGCTGCCTGGCGCTCTTGCTGCTGCTCGATCAGTTCTCACGCAATGTTTACCGCGGCACCGCGCGCGCGTTCGCCAACGACCCCGCCGCGCTGCAGCACTGCCTGTACGCGCTCGATCACGGACACGATCGCCAAGTCGCACCCGTCGCGCGTTGGTTCTTCTACATGCCGCTCGAGCACTGTGAGTCCATCGAACGCCAACGCGACGCCGTGGCGCGCTTCAAGGCGCTCGAGGGCTCGCCCAGTGCCTCCGTGGTCATTGGCTTCGCGGAAAAGCACATGCACATCGTCGAGCGCTTCGGCCGCTTCCCGCACCGCAATGCCACCCTCGGGCGTGAAAGCACGCCCGAGGAGCTCGAGTTCCTGAAGCAGGACGGCGCGTCGTTCTAA
- a CDS encoding coniferyl aldehyde dehydrogenase — MTTSAETHRTTEPKTNGGVTATATSSGATPQESKTADRPDMHAILKTMRAAHKASPAPTYEERIASLDKLEAALLAHKEDIVRAISTDFGNRSRHESLVSEVFVVVGAIKHARDHLRDWMEPEGREVAWAFLPASAEVQMQPLGVVGIISPWNYPIQLGISPLVGALAAGNRVMIKPSELTPNSSEVLDQIVREVFKPDQVAVITGGPEVGEEFSKLPFDHLVFTGSTRVGKIVMRNASEHLTPVTLELGGKSPTIIGDDFAIEEAALRIIAGKAFNAGQTCIAPDYVFVPAKKVEAFIAGCKKAVAKLYPDIRRNEDYTTIVNERHFDRLRGYLDDAREKGARIIELADAESDRATRKMGPILVVQPGEDTVVMQEEIFGPILPILAYEDLDETIEYVNEHPRPLALYYFGYDQSQIDRVLERTTSGGVSINETMLHVAQDDLPFGGVGPSGMGHYHAHEGFVSFSKKKPVFYQSRLNARSLLLPPYGKAANMFFRLTLGK; from the coding sequence ATGACGACTTCCGCCGAGACCCATCGCACGACCGAACCAAAAACGAACGGCGGCGTGACGGCCACCGCTACATCGTCGGGCGCCACTCCGCAGGAATCGAAGACGGCCGACCGTCCCGACATGCACGCGATCCTCAAGACGATGCGGGCAGCCCACAAGGCATCGCCGGCACCGACGTACGAAGAGCGCATCGCCTCGCTCGACAAGCTGGAGGCCGCGCTTCTCGCGCACAAGGAAGACATCGTCCGCGCCATTTCCACCGACTTCGGAAACCGCTCGCGCCACGAGTCGCTCGTTTCCGAGGTGTTCGTGGTGGTGGGCGCCATCAAGCATGCACGCGACCACTTGCGCGACTGGATGGAGCCCGAGGGGCGGGAGGTCGCCTGGGCCTTTCTACCCGCGAGCGCCGAAGTCCAGATGCAGCCGCTCGGCGTGGTGGGGATCATCTCGCCGTGGAATTACCCGATTCAGCTCGGAATCTCGCCGCTGGTCGGCGCACTCGCTGCGGGCAACCGCGTGATGATCAAGCCGTCCGAGCTCACGCCCAACTCGTCCGAGGTGCTCGACCAAATCGTGCGCGAGGTGTTCAAGCCGGACCAGGTCGCGGTCATCACCGGAGGGCCGGAGGTGGGCGAGGAGTTCTCCAAGCTGCCATTCGATCACCTGGTGTTCACCGGTTCGACACGCGTTGGCAAAATCGTGATGCGCAATGCGTCCGAGCACCTGACGCCGGTGACCCTGGAGCTCGGCGGCAAGTCGCCGACCATCATCGGTGACGACTTCGCCATCGAGGAGGCAGCACTCCGCATCATCGCCGGCAAGGCCTTCAACGCCGGGCAGACGTGCATTGCACCGGACTACGTGTTCGTCCCCGCCAAGAAGGTGGAGGCGTTCATCGCCGGGTGCAAGAAGGCCGTGGCCAAGCTTTACCCGGACATTCGCCGCAACGAGGACTACACCACCATCGTCAACGAGCGGCACTTCGATCGGCTGCGCGGCTACCTCGACGACGCACGCGAGAAGGGCGCGCGCATCATCGAGCTCGCGGACGCCGAGTCCGATCGCGCGACGCGCAAGATGGGTCCCATCTTGGTCGTGCAGCCTGGCGAGGACACCGTCGTGATGCAGGAGGAGATCTTCGGACCGATCCTCCCCATCTTGGCGTACGAGGACCTCGACGAGACGATCGAGTACGTCAACGAGCACCCGCGCCCCCTCGCCCTCTATTACTTCGGCTACGACCAGTCGCAGATCGACCGCGTGCTGGAGCGCACCACCTCGGGTGGCGTCTCCATCAACGAGACGATGCTGCACGTCGCGCAGGACGATTTGCCCTTCGGCGGCGTCGGGCCGAGCGGCATGGGGCACTACCACGCGCACGAGGGCTTCGTCTCCTTCTCGAAGAAGAAGCCCGTCTTCTATCAGAGCCGGCTGAACGCGCGCTCGCTGCTTTTGCCGCCGTACGGCAAGGCCGCGAACATGTTCTTCCGGCTTACGCTGGGAAAGTGA
- the lysA gene encoding diaminopimelate decarboxylase: MRSGSIRTPSYVYDLDAVAAGARELREAFGNEPHLVAYAVKANTAGPIVRTLAAQGCGADVVSGAELSVALACGVPAQSIVYNGVAKRDDEIDKALGAGILSIQIESVEEIVRVAARARALGRKERARISLRINPALDFEALETHANIATGHDAAKFGIAQDDLPRAIDIIKASPEVELVGLGHHIGSQIPSVPAYRTAARTLFSLGVAVRAGGIRTLRFLDTGGGFGIDYGAGAVPKPGDYVRAALEERKAAEVDDLMLMVEPGRSMVAAHGVLISRVVQTKVSTVRGTARRWLMIDAGMNDLIRPALYQARHRVVPLDTNGASADFTATLWRVVGPVCESSDDFGVHALPDAPPEHVALLDAGAYGYVMSNQYNGRALPDEVFLRGGQIVSISRGKSPDDWVQERVAIQG, encoded by the coding sequence GTGCGTTCGGGCAGCATCCGCACGCCGAGCTACGTCTACGATCTCGACGCGGTCGCCGCCGGCGCGCGCGAGCTTCGTGAGGCATTCGGAAACGAACCGCATCTCGTCGCCTACGCCGTCAAGGCGAACACCGCAGGCCCCATCGTGCGCACGCTCGCGGCGCAGGGTTGCGGCGCCGACGTCGTCAGCGGCGCCGAGTTGTCCGTGGCGCTCGCCTGCGGCGTCCCTGCGCAGTCCATCGTCTACAATGGCGTGGCCAAGCGGGACGACGAGATCGACAAGGCGCTCGGCGCCGGCATCTTGTCCATCCAGATCGAGAGCGTGGAGGAGATCGTGCGCGTCGCCGCGCGCGCTCGGGCGCTCGGACGGAAAGAGCGCGCGCGCATTTCGCTGCGCATCAATCCGGCGCTCGATTTCGAGGCGCTCGAGACGCACGCGAACATCGCGACCGGGCACGACGCGGCCAAATTTGGCATCGCGCAGGACGATCTTCCGCGCGCGATCGACATCATCAAGGCGTCGCCGGAGGTCGAGCTCGTCGGGCTGGGCCATCACATCGGGTCGCAAATTCCGTCGGTGCCCGCGTACCGCACGGCCGCACGCACGCTCTTTTCATTGGGTGTCGCCGTTCGCGCGGGCGGGATCCGCACCTTGCGTTTCCTCGACACGGGCGGTGGCTTCGGCATCGACTACGGTGCGGGCGCCGTTCCGAAGCCGGGAGACTACGTGCGGGCCGCGCTCGAGGAGCGCAAAGCCGCCGAGGTCGACGACCTGATGCTCATGGTGGAGCCGGGTCGCTCGATGGTGGCCGCGCACGGCGTGCTCATTTCACGCGTGGTGCAGACCAAGGTGAGCACGGTGCGTGGCACCGCGCGCCGCTGGCTGATGATCGACGCGGGCATGAACGACTTGATCCGCCCCGCCCTCTACCAGGCTCGCCACCGCGTGGTTCCGTTGGATACCAACGGCGCCTCGGCGGACTTCACGGCGACGCTTTGGCGCGTGGTCGGGCCCGTGTGCGAGAGCTCGGACGACTTCGGCGTGCACGCCCTGCCGGATGCCCCACCGGAGCACGTGGCCCTGCTCGACGCGGGCGCCTACGGCTATGTGATGTCCAATCAGTACAACGGGCGCGCTTTGCCGGATGAAGTGTTCCTGCGCGGCGGACAAATCGTCTCCATCAGCCGCGGCAAGTCGCCCGACGACTGGGTCCAAGAGCGCGTCGCGATCCAGGGTTAG
- the pyk gene encoding pyruvate kinase: protein MTMRRAKLVCTLGPACDSLEGLGDLIDAGMDVARFNFSHGSHEEHGARIARLREVSQQKKKSVAILQDLCGPKVRTGKFPAPYDLPTGSEVVLYEGDESQNGMFIPIQYEGLAGDVRQDDRILFDDGRLGLTVLRIEGDKVHARVDQGGGMRNHVGVHLPSRTMRVSPLTEKDKEDLAFGLTQGIDYIALSFVRRAEDLRLVRDIATAWGQPTPIIAKIETPDAVDNLESVVAASDGVMVARGDLGVEFPPERVPVIQRQILSVARRVRRPVIVATEMLQSMTKSPRPTRAEASDVANAVYSGTDAVMLSGETANGQFPTLSASMMSRIALEAEKSPFFDTGAPTFASRATSVAEAIARGACNTAREIGAKYLVAFTESGLSAMNVSLARPHVPIIAFSTNARTRRRMALYWGVIPREMPAMHDMDQLVDWCTGDLMAGGLASPGERVVIVFGAPIGVSGSTNTIRVHVIG from the coding sequence ATGACCATGCGTCGCGCGAAGCTCGTCTGCACACTTGGACCCGCTTGCGATTCTTTGGAAGGTCTCGGCGATTTGATTGACGCCGGGATGGATGTCGCTCGCTTCAACTTCTCCCACGGTTCGCACGAGGAGCACGGGGCGCGCATCGCCCGCCTCCGCGAGGTGAGCCAACAAAAGAAGAAGAGCGTTGCCATCCTGCAGGATCTCTGCGGCCCCAAAGTTCGAACCGGGAAGTTCCCCGCACCCTACGACCTACCCACCGGCTCGGAGGTCGTCCTCTATGAAGGGGATGAGTCCCAGAACGGAATGTTCATTCCGATTCAATACGAGGGGCTCGCCGGCGACGTCCGCCAGGACGATCGCATTCTCTTCGACGACGGCCGCCTCGGCCTCACGGTTCTGCGCATCGAGGGCGACAAGGTTCACGCCCGCGTCGACCAGGGCGGTGGCATGCGAAACCACGTCGGGGTGCACTTGCCCAGCCGCACCATGCGGGTGAGCCCGCTGACGGAAAAGGACAAGGAAGATCTCGCCTTCGGCCTCACCCAAGGTATCGACTACATCGCCCTGTCGTTCGTCCGCCGCGCGGAAGATCTGCGCCTCGTGCGCGACATCGCCACGGCGTGGGGGCAGCCCACGCCCATCATCGCGAAGATCGAGACGCCCGACGCGGTCGACAACTTGGAGAGCGTGGTCGCGGCCTCGGACGGCGTGATGGTGGCCCGTGGCGATCTCGGCGTCGAGTTCCCGCCGGAGCGCGTGCCGGTCATCCAGCGTCAGATCCTCAGCGTGGCCCGGCGCGTTCGCCGGCCCGTGATCGTGGCGACCGAGATGCTCCAATCGATGACCAAGTCGCCGCGCCCCACGCGCGCCGAGGCAAGCGACGTCGCGAACGCCGTCTACTCGGGCACGGACGCGGTCATGCTCTCGGGCGAAACCGCGAACGGGCAGTTCCCGACTTTGTCCGCATCGATGATGAGCCGCATCGCGCTCGAGGCGGAAAAGAGCCCCTTCTTCGACACGGGCGCCCCGACATTCGCATCGCGGGCAACCAGCGTGGCCGAGGCCATCGCACGCGGCGCATGCAACACCGCACGCGAAATCGGCGCCAAGTACCTGGTCGCCTTCACCGAGAGCGGCCTGAGCGCGATGAACGTAAGCCTCGCGCGCCCGCACGTGCCGATCATCGCCTTCTCGACGAACGCGCGCACCCGCCGCCGCATGGCCCTCTACTGGGGCGTCATCCCGCGCGAAATGCCCGCGATGCACGACATGGATCAACTCGTCGACTGGTGTACCGGCGACCTGATGGCCGGCGGCCTCGCCTCCCCAGGCGAACGCGTCGTCATCGTCTTCGGCGCCCCCATCGGCGTCAGCGGCAGCACCAACACGATCCGCGTCCATGTGATCGGCTAG
- a CDS encoding biopolymer transporter ExbD: MPVHNPGRRLMHAVPLRFVQKKVQGFGHRSINANLSLTSMIDFLVVTVVFLLMTFSASGETPVQKGVNLPKAENTLDMIDAPLVAVAGSQVLVDGAPAGNTRAIEESGPPPRMQRIDELYNMLKGKRETWKQARPGKEFPGVVVLQIDQEVPAVVVKSVFQTAAFAGYPNVSFMVNMIPKTDH, from the coding sequence ATGCCCGTTCATAATCCTGGCCGGCGCTTGATGCATGCGGTGCCGTTGCGTTTCGTTCAGAAGAAGGTGCAGGGGTTCGGTCATCGCAGCATCAACGCGAACCTCTCGCTGACGAGTATGATCGACTTCCTCGTCGTGACCGTCGTCTTCTTGCTCATGACGTTCAGCGCGTCGGGCGAGACACCGGTTCAAAAGGGCGTGAACCTGCCGAAGGCGGAAAATACGCTCGACATGATCGACGCGCCGCTGGTGGCCGTGGCGGGCAGCCAAGTGCTCGTGGACGGCGCCCCGGCGGGCAACACGCGCGCGATCGAAGAGTCGGGTCCGCCGCCGCGCATGCAGCGCATCGACGAGCTTTACAACATGCTCAAGGGCAAGCGCGAGACGTGGAAGCAAGCGCGTCCCGGCAAGGAGTTCCCGGGCGTGGTGGTACTTCAGATCGACCAAGAAGTGCCGGCGGTGGTCGTGAAGAGCGTGTTCCAGACGGCCGCGTTCGCGGGCTATCCGAACGTGAGCTTCATGGTGAACATGATTCCGAAGACGGATCACTGA
- a CDS encoding biopolymer transporter ExbD yields MAGVSVEGGGGGRRALDSEINMIPMIDLLMVTISFLLITAVWSHMARLNADAQVPGPPRPDEEITKVEPEKQLHIEMRDQDKSKFTLIWKQGATVVNTIEVPRKDQVTQDGTTKVVRYPELAAKITDEWKNVGSHRDATDRKLDQAVLHTDNNIPYSQIIGVIDAVYQTHRPMSLGSKTEPVSAFNVTFSVN; encoded by the coding sequence ATGGCAGGTGTAAGCGTCGAAGGCGGAGGCGGTGGTAGGAGAGCGCTCGACTCCGAGATCAACATGATCCCGATGATCGACCTTCTCATGGTGACCATCTCGTTCTTGCTCATCACGGCAGTGTGGTCGCACATGGCCCGCTTGAATGCGGATGCCCAGGTGCCGGGCCCGCCGAGGCCGGACGAGGAAATCACCAAAGTGGAGCCTGAAAAGCAGCTCCACATCGAGATGCGCGATCAAGACAAGTCGAAGTTCACGCTCATTTGGAAGCAGGGCGCGACCGTGGTGAACACGATCGAAGTGCCCCGCAAAGACCAAGTGACGCAGGACGGGACGACCAAAGTGGTCCGCTACCCCGAGCTTGCCGCGAAGATCACCGACGAGTGGAAGAACGTCGGATCGCATCGTGATGCCACGGATCGGAAGCTCGACCAAGCGGTCTTGCATACCGACAACAACATTCCGTATTCGCAGATCATCGGCGTGATCGATGCCGTCTATCAGACGCATCGCCCGATGAGCCTCGGCAGCAAGACCGAGCCGGTTTCAGCTTTCAACGTCACCTTCAGCGTTAACTGA
- a CDS encoding MotA/TolQ/ExbB proton channel family protein, with product MAALWTHFKQGGWGMYLILFWSIITIGIIIERALYLYGSSINKDVFLATMQKCILAGDVAKAVKMCSAANAPLARIVQAGLVKVNRSDEEVQAAMDEAALREIPKIAKRTGFLALLANLAMLSGLLGTVSGLITSFGAVSGESVDPSQKARILAEGISEAMNCTAFGLIIAIIGLIGYAVLNGKTQTLEDDINEASVQVLNLVVNNRQKVNLGGVAHAA from the coding sequence ATGGCTGCTCTTTGGACGCACTTCAAGCAGGGGGGTTGGGGCATGTACCTGATCCTCTTCTGGTCGATCATCACCATCGGGATCATCATCGAGCGCGCTCTCTACCTCTACGGCTCGTCCATCAACAAGGATGTGTTCCTGGCGACGATGCAGAAGTGCATTCTCGCTGGAGACGTCGCCAAAGCGGTGAAGATGTGTTCGGCGGCGAATGCTCCGCTCGCCCGCATCGTGCAGGCCGGCCTCGTCAAAGTGAATCGCTCGGACGAAGAAGTGCAGGCGGCGATGGATGAAGCGGCGCTCCGCGAGATTCCGAAGATCGCCAAGCGCACGGGCTTCCTCGCCCTTCTCGCCAACCTCGCGATGCTCTCGGGTCTGCTCGGCACCGTGTCGGGTCTGATCACGAGCTTCGGCGCGGTCTCCGGTGAGAGCGTCGACCCGAGCCAGAAGGCCCGCATTCTCGCCGAAGGTATTTCGGAAGCGATGAACTGCACCGCCTTCGGTCTCATCATCGCCATCATCGGTCTGATCGGTTACGCCGTGCTGAACGGCAAGACGCAGACGCTGGAAGACGACATCAACGAGGCGAGCGTTCAGGTGCTCAACCTCGTGGTGAACAACCGCCAGAAGGTGAACCTCGGCGGCGTCGCCCACGCAGCCTGA
- a CDS encoding MotA/TolQ/ExbB proton channel family protein, whose amino-acid sequence MFVALLEGGQAAATASSTGGNSLMEAFRESPLFLSINLVVSAVVIAMIVERVAFQFTKYRVNSKEFFAQIKKLVTAGNIDRAIKLCDAGDYPTLQLVKAGLTHANKGPDEIDAAMSEKIGELKPAVEKRIGSLWSLANIATLIGLLGTVYGLIHTFGAVSREGISAADRQRILANGIAEAMYNTAFGLGIAVMCMIAHLILHQRSKNIQHDLDATQERVFNLLTIQTRPGGY is encoded by the coding sequence ATGTTTGTTGCCCTTCTAGAGGGAGGTCAGGCAGCGGCGACGGCCAGCAGCACCGGCGGCAATAGCCTGATGGAGGCATTCCGAGAGAGTCCCCTCTTCCTTTCGATCAATCTTGTGGTCAGCGCGGTCGTCATTGCGATGATCGTCGAGCGCGTGGCCTTCCAGTTCACCAAGTACCGGGTGAACTCGAAGGAATTCTTCGCGCAGATCAAAAAGCTGGTCACGGCAGGCAACATCGACCGAGCCATCAAGTTGTGTGATGCGGGCGACTACCCGACCTTACAGCTTGTTAAGGCTGGTCTCACCCACGCCAACAAGGGCCCGGATGAGATCGATGCGGCGATGAGCGAGAAGATTGGCGAGCTCAAGCCCGCGGTCGAAAAGAGGATTGGGTCGCTCTGGTCGCTCGCGAACATCGCGACGCTGATCGGACTTCTCGGAACGGTTTACGGTCTGATTCACACCTTCGGCGCCGTCTCGCGCGAGGGCATTTCCGCCGCCGATCGCCAGCGCATCTTGGCGAACGGTATCGCGGAAGCCATGTACAACACGGCGTTCGGTCTGGGCATCGCCGTCATGTGCATGATTGCCCACCTGATCTTGCACCAGCGCTCGAAGAACATTCAGCACGACTTGGACGCGACGCAGGAGCGCGTGTTCAACCTGCTGACCATTCAGACCCGGCCTGGCGGCTACTAA